A window of the Bradyrhizobium diazoefficiens genome harbors these coding sequences:
- a CDS encoding glycosyltransferase, with protein MHHTSSPPRRLSVLHIFKVYYPDLFGGTLTAIRDICASLKDTFASAVLTCSQSADQREIIVNDVPVERVRSFGNVMSLPAAPAYPWRLWRKIAEHDLLALHAPFPLADLVFALGFGRNRPLVVHWHADIVTHAGLRWFIEPLMRRTLRRAKAIIVSDRVLVDETPLLREFEDKCHVVPFGIDTSVYDWPKIDPHHVNDRGRLVLACGRLVPYKGYDVLIRAAVNRKFEAWIIGEGAERPRLEQLIGELGLGDRVRLLGSVSDCERIKLMCLADVFVMPSITSAETFGLSQLEAMAAGRPVVNTALDTAVPRVARHGMEAITVPPADAEKLGEAIDALISDPERRRRMGLSARTRAVSRYSATAFKNGMETVYRNAVAVPSHEAAPVAEAPQATGWLDSLRIAAALAWSDMRHRYVRSLLGPFWMSLQMAIVVAVLGSVIGQMSNSDTMARLPMLALSMTAWTFLNSVVLDATTALQNSASLIRDRALPPVIFLLQCTFRQGLFALHNACVPLLLWLLLTPHDLSGALAALPGLSLFVICTFGLSLVLGALATRYRDLKPIIESTLMLAFLASPVIWSADMINHRSTVMRLNPLTHLFAVWREPLAGGHVDATSIIYVLVALALLLCASVLTLVHLRKAAFWI; from the coding sequence ATGCATCACACCAGCTCTCCCCCGCGCCGTCTGTCGGTGCTGCATATCTTCAAGGTCTACTATCCCGACCTGTTCGGCGGCACACTCACGGCGATCCGCGACATCTGCGCCAGCCTGAAGGACACCTTCGCCTCCGCCGTGCTGACCTGCTCGCAATCGGCCGACCAGCGCGAGATCATCGTCAACGACGTGCCGGTGGAGCGCGTCCGCTCGTTCGGCAATGTGATGTCGCTGCCGGCCGCCCCCGCCTATCCCTGGCGGCTGTGGCGAAAGATTGCCGAGCACGATCTGCTGGCGCTGCATGCGCCCTTCCCGCTCGCGGACCTCGTCTTCGCCCTCGGCTTCGGCCGCAACCGGCCGCTGGTCGTGCACTGGCACGCCGACATCGTCACCCATGCGGGCCTGCGCTGGTTCATCGAGCCCCTGATGCGGCGGACGCTGCGCCGCGCCAAGGCGATCATCGTCTCCGATCGCGTGCTGGTCGACGAGACGCCGCTGCTGCGGGAGTTCGAAGACAAATGCCATGTCGTTCCGTTCGGCATCGACACCAGTGTCTATGACTGGCCGAAGATCGATCCGCACCACGTCAACGATCGCGGCCGCCTCGTGCTCGCCTGCGGCCGGCTCGTGCCCTACAAGGGCTACGACGTGCTGATCCGCGCCGCCGTCAATCGCAAGTTCGAGGCCTGGATTATCGGCGAAGGTGCCGAGCGGCCCCGGCTCGAGCAGCTGATCGGCGAGCTTGGCCTCGGCGACCGCGTTCGCCTGCTCGGCTCCGTCAGTGATTGCGAACGCATCAAGCTGATGTGCCTGGCCGACGTCTTCGTGATGCCGTCCATCACCAGTGCCGAGACGTTCGGCCTCTCCCAGCTCGAGGCCATGGCCGCCGGCCGCCCCGTGGTGAACACCGCACTCGACACGGCGGTGCCGCGTGTCGCCCGCCACGGCATGGAGGCGATCACTGTGCCGCCGGCCGACGCCGAGAAGCTCGGTGAAGCCATCGATGCACTGATCAGTGATCCCGAGCGCCGCCGCCGCATGGGGCTTTCGGCCCGGACCCGCGCGGTGAGCCGCTATTCCGCCACCGCCTTCAAGAACGGCATGGAGACAGTCTACCGCAATGCCGTCGCCGTGCCCTCCCATGAGGCGGCGCCCGTCGCCGAGGCGCCGCAGGCAACGGGTTGGCTGGACAGCTTGCGAATTGCGGCGGCGCTGGCCTGGTCCGATATGCGCCACCGCTATGTGCGCTCGCTGCTCGGTCCGTTCTGGATGTCGCTGCAGATGGCGATCGTGGTCGCGGTGCTCGGCTCGGTCATCGGCCAGATGTCGAATTCCGACACGATGGCGCGGCTGCCGATGCTGGCCCTGTCGATGACGGCCTGGACCTTTCTCAACAGTGTGGTGCTCGATGCGACCACGGCGCTGCAGAACTCAGCAAGCCTGATCCGAGACCGGGCACTGCCGCCGGTGATCTTCCTTCTGCAGTGCACGTTCCGCCAGGGCCTGTTCGCCCTGCACAATGCCTGCGTCCCCCTCCTGCTCTGGCTGCTGCTCACGCCGCACGATCTCTCCGGCGCGCTCGCGGCGCTCCCGGGCCTCTCGCTGTTCGTGATCTGCACCTTCGGCCTCAGCCTCGTCCTCGGCGCGCTGGCGACGCGGTATCGCGACCTCAAGCCGATCATCGAATCCACGCTGATGCTCGCCTTCCTCGCCTCGCCCGTGATCTGGTCCGCCGACATGATCAATCACCGCTCGACCGTGATGCGGCTCAACCCGCTGACCCATCTGTTCGCGGTGTGGCGCGAGCCGCTGGCCGGCGGCCATGTCGATGCGACCAGCATCATCTATGTCCTCGTCGCGCTGGCGCTGCTGCTCTGCGCGAGCGTGCTGACGCTGGTCCATCTGCGTAAAGCTGCGTTCTGGATCTGA
- a CDS encoding DUF6502 family protein, translating to MNAKSGPKAAAPEPNAAAKLHAPLARLLRPLVRLCIRSGMTFPALAQLLRELFVNVAEHDFALEGKEQTDSRVSLLTGIHRKEVARLRGAGAPVHETPAALSLTSAVIARWLAAPEFTDAKGEPLALPRTAEGDAPSFEQLVASVTKDVRPRAVLDEWVDRQLVTINAADEIELVEAAFVPSGADDSKWHYLGRNLHDHIAAAAENVSGPAPRFLERAVHYNNISPKLAKRLEARSRELAMDALKTANREANRALAKDKGGDARWNFGIYIYSEDADEEGEAKEASKDGGKEGSSS from the coding sequence ATGAATGCCAAGTCCGGGCCCAAAGCGGCGGCTCCAGAGCCGAATGCCGCCGCGAAGCTGCACGCGCCGCTGGCGCGGCTGCTGCGACCGCTCGTGCGGCTCTGCATCCGCAGCGGCATGACCTTTCCGGCCCTGGCGCAGCTGCTCCGCGAGCTCTTCGTCAACGTCGCCGAGCATGATTTCGCGCTCGAAGGCAAAGAGCAGACCGACAGCCGCGTCAGCCTTCTTACCGGCATCCACCGCAAGGAGGTGGCGCGGCTGCGCGGCGCCGGCGCGCCCGTGCACGAGACCCCGGCGGCGCTGTCGCTGACGAGCGCGGTGATCGCGCGCTGGCTCGCCGCGCCCGAATTCACCGACGCGAAGGGCGAGCCGCTGGCTTTGCCGCGCACCGCCGAGGGCGATGCGCCGTCATTCGAGCAACTCGTGGCCTCCGTCACCAAGGACGTGCGCCCGCGTGCGGTGCTCGACGAATGGGTCGACCGCCAGCTCGTCACCATCAACGCGGCCGACGAGATCGAGCTGGTGGAGGCGGCGTTCGTCCCGAGTGGCGCGGATGACAGCAAATGGCATTATCTCGGCCGCAATCTGCACGACCATATCGCGGCCGCCGCCGAGAACGTATCGGGGCCGGCGCCGCGCTTCCTCGAACGCGCGGTCCATTACAACAATATCTCGCCGAAGCTTGCGAAGCGGCTCGAAGCGCGCTCGCGCGAGCTAGCGATGGATGCGCTGAAGACTGCCAACCGCGAGGCCAACCGTGCGCTCGCCAAAGACAAGGGCGGTGACGCCCGCTGGAATTTCGGCATCTACATCTACAGCGAAGATGCCGATGAGGAGGGCGAGGCCAAGGAAGCCAGTAAGGACGGCGGCAAAGAGGGCAGCTCGTCATGA
- a CDS encoding ABC transporter substrate-binding protein, whose translation MPGRRKSLAALAMLAAGVLVTTPALAQKKYDPGASDTEIKIGNIMPYSGPASSYGVIGKTEAAFFKMINDQGGINGRKVNFISYDDAYSPPKAIEQARKLVESDEVLLIFQALGTPSNSAIMKYMNAKKVPQLFVASGGTKFGDPKNFPWTMGFQPNYQSEGRIYAKYIRDNFPNGKIAVFWQNDDAGKDQFKGLKDGLGDKANMIIADKSYEVSDPSIDSQIVALHDSGADIFFSWAAPKGSAQAIRKVGELGWKPKFFLANTATSVASVLKPAGLDYSKGIISTIYLKDPTDPTWDKDPAIVKWREFMDKYYPDGDKANSNNVYGYVQAEAMAQVLKQCGDNLTRDNVMKQAASLKNFHTDLMLPGIMVNTSADDYFPIEQMQLMRFNGQAWELFGDVITGEVGHERGQ comes from the coding sequence ATGCCGGGTCGTCGCAAAAGCCTTGCTGCCCTCGCCATGCTTGCTGCCGGAGTGCTCGTCACGACACCGGCCTTGGCACAAAAGAAATACGATCCCGGCGCCAGCGACACCGAGATCAAGATCGGCAACATCATGCCCTATAGCGGACCAGCGTCGTCCTACGGCGTGATCGGCAAGACCGAGGCCGCATTCTTCAAGATGATCAACGATCAAGGCGGCATCAACGGCCGCAAGGTCAACTTCATCAGTTATGACGACGCCTATTCACCGCCGAAGGCGATCGAGCAGGCGCGCAAGCTGGTCGAGAGCGACGAGGTGCTGTTGATCTTCCAGGCGCTCGGCACGCCCTCGAACTCCGCGATCATGAAATACATGAACGCCAAGAAGGTGCCGCAGCTATTTGTCGCCTCCGGCGGCACCAAGTTCGGGGACCCGAAGAACTTTCCGTGGACCATGGGCTTTCAGCCCAACTACCAGAGCGAGGGCCGGATCTACGCAAAGTACATCCGCGACAATTTCCCGAACGGCAAGATCGCGGTGTTCTGGCAGAACGACGATGCCGGCAAGGACCAGTTCAAGGGCCTGAAGGACGGACTCGGCGACAAGGCCAACATGATCATCGCCGACAAATCCTATGAGGTCAGCGATCCCTCGATCGACTCGCAGATCGTCGCGTTGCACGATTCCGGTGCCGACATCTTCTTCTCATGGGCCGCGCCGAAGGGTTCGGCGCAGGCCATCCGGAAGGTAGGCGAACTCGGCTGGAAGCCGAAATTCTTCCTGGCCAACACCGCAACCTCGGTCGCCTCGGTCCTGAAGCCTGCCGGCCTCGACTATTCCAAGGGTATCATCTCGACCATCTATCTGAAGGACCCGACCGATCCGACCTGGGACAAGGATCCGGCCATCGTCAAATGGCGCGAGTTCATGGACAAATATTACCCTGACGGCGACAAGGCCAATTCCAACAACGTCTACGGATACGTGCAGGCCGAGGCGATGGCGCAGGTTCTGAAGCAGTGCGGCGATAATCTCACGCGCGACAACGTCATGAAGCAGGCCGCAAGCCTGAAGAATTTCCACACCGACCTGATGCTGCCCGGCATCATGGTCAATACCTCAGCCGATGATTATTTTCCGATCGAGCAGATGCAATTGATGCGCTTCAACGGGCAGGCGTGGGAGCTGTTCGGCGACGTCATCACCGGCGAGGTCGGTCACGAACGCGGCCAGTAG
- a CDS encoding glycosyltransferase family 4 protein codes for MKQNILVVSEALGEPNHKRGIFHFTRELMRSLAAEGHDLTLLVETTRRYRKLRRRERRTKLFPTQSRNIELLALYRFLDEINMSEPVTRSGLRRTLDWLRHKATMSVSWDYVACFLRAVGLRGLHARLIENRTAALEYIPPDLRHLELFRDFQLEPGFYSYQDSSAFLLLPPPRIDARDYDVIVIDTPTRVTVRRRPDAKVICVVHDLLPLTDLKLSDVATRLFLSRLLTSLRQADELAFVSNYSMMRFRDLLPQFAHLPARVVYPRTRFDAPDVLHLPAPSGRPGRPSFVVIVSNEPRKNVATVIRAFRNIPQADLVVIGLAGQINRMRNLPPNVRFAGYVDEQEKAALIAEAHGLIMPSFAEGFGVPIIEALAANTPVLCSDIAVFREVAGELADYFDPFATESIVASVTRVMARQEECRGRIRARRSELAERFGYQTQARDFLGQYLAPERLVAAQ; via the coding sequence ATGAAGCAGAACATCCTTGTCGTCTCCGAGGCGCTCGGCGAGCCCAACCACAAGCGCGGCATCTTCCATTTCACCCGCGAATTGATGCGCTCGCTCGCCGCCGAGGGCCATGACCTCACCCTGCTGGTCGAGACCACGCGGCGCTACCGCAAGCTGCGCCGGCGCGAGCGCCGCACCAAACTGTTCCCGACGCAGTCGCGCAATATCGAGCTTTTGGCGCTCTATCGGTTCCTCGACGAAATCAATATGAGCGAGCCGGTGACGCGCAGCGGCCTGCGGCGCACGCTCGACTGGCTCCGCCACAAGGCCACCATGTCGGTGTCGTGGGACTATGTCGCCTGCTTCCTGCGTGCGGTCGGCCTGCGCGGCCTGCACGCGCGGCTGATCGAGAACAGGACCGCGGCGCTCGAATACATCCCGCCGGATCTGCGCCACCTCGAACTGTTCCGCGACTTCCAGCTCGAGCCTGGATTCTACAGCTATCAGGACTCCTCGGCCTTCCTGCTGCTGCCGCCGCCGCGGATCGACGCGCGCGACTATGACGTCATCGTCATCGACACGCCGACACGGGTGACGGTGAGGCGCAGGCCGGATGCCAAGGTGATCTGCGTCGTGCACGATCTGCTGCCGCTCACCGATCTCAAGCTGAGCGATGTGGCCACGCGGCTGTTCCTGTCACGGCTACTCACCAGCCTGCGTCAGGCCGACGAGCTCGCCTTCGTTTCAAACTATAGCATGATGCGGTTCAGGGACCTGTTACCGCAATTTGCGCACCTGCCGGCGCGGGTCGTGTATCCCCGCACCCGGTTCGACGCCCCGGATGTCCTGCACCTCCCAGCCCCGTCGGGGCGTCCGGGGCGGCCGAGCTTTGTCGTCATCGTCTCGAACGAGCCGCGCAAGAATGTCGCGACCGTCATTCGCGCGTTCCGCAACATCCCCCAGGCCGATCTGGTGGTGATCGGCCTGGCCGGCCAGATCAACCGGATGCGCAATCTTCCGCCAAACGTTCGTTTCGCCGGCTATGTCGACGAGCAGGAGAAGGCTGCGCTGATCGCGGAGGCACATGGGCTGATCATGCCGAGTTTCGCCGAAGGTTTTGGCGTGCCGATCATCGAGGCGCTGGCTGCGAACACGCCGGTGCTCTGCTCCGACATCGCCGTGTTCCGCGAGGTCGCGGGCGAGCTCGCCGATTATTTCGATCCGTTCGCGACCGAGTCGATCGTGGCCTCCGTCACCCGCGTGATGGCGCGGCAGGAGGAGTGTCGTGGCCGAATCCGGGCGCGCCGCTCCGAGCTTGCCGAGCGTTTCGGCTACCAGACCCAGGCCCGCGATTTCCTCGGACAATACCTGGCCCCGGAACGCCTCGTCGCGGCACAATAG
- a CDS encoding ABC transporter ATP-binding protein, which yields MASITLRNVCLDYPLYGAYDFSLKRRLLGHLIREKGEMRIIRAVDNVTIEAEAGARIGLAGPNGSGKSTLLRLIAGVYPPSSGCVAISGNVVPLLGLNAGVNLDFIAEDNIALLLRISGRKPTRTVIDEIWAFTELEERMQRLPLRMFSSGMLMRVLFATATAFPADILLLDEWLSVVDEHFAEKAERRLQNLVSQAAIVIIASHDQPLLRRTCTSIINLDHGRIASTVTVEPPSPLSFELREKRA from the coding sequence ATGGCCTCGATCACCCTGCGCAATGTCTGTCTCGATTATCCCCTCTACGGCGCCTACGACTTCTCGCTGAAGCGGCGGCTGCTCGGCCACCTCATCCGCGAAAAGGGCGAGATGCGGATCATCCGCGCTGTCGACAACGTCACCATCGAAGCCGAAGCCGGTGCGCGCATCGGGCTCGCCGGTCCCAACGGCTCCGGCAAGTCGACGCTGCTGCGGCTGATCGCAGGCGTCTATCCGCCGAGCAGCGGCTGCGTCGCGATCAGCGGCAATGTCGTGCCCCTGCTCGGCCTCAATGCCGGTGTGAATCTCGACTTCATCGCCGAGGACAACATCGCCCTGTTGCTGCGGATCAGCGGCCGCAAGCCGACCCGCACGGTGATCGACGAGATCTGGGCGTTCACCGAGCTCGAAGAGCGCATGCAGCGGCTGCCGTTGCGGATGTTCTCCTCGGGCATGCTGATGCGCGTGCTGTTTGCGACCGCGACCGCCTTTCCGGCCGACATCCTCCTGCTCGACGAATGGCTGAGCGTGGTCGACGAGCACTTTGCCGAGAAGGCCGAGCGGCGGCTGCAGAACCTGGTCTCGCAGGCCGCGATCGTGATCATCGCCTCGCACGACCAGCCGCTGTTGCGCCGCACCTGCACCAGCATCATCAATCTCGATCACGGCCGCATCGCCTCGACCGTCACGGTCGAGCCGCCGTCGCCCCTTTCCTTCGAGCTCCGCGAGAAACGCGCATGA
- a CDS encoding DMT family transporter yields MGQPRSERGLGIALVTAAAIAWSTAPFFTRLLPFDPWTILFWRGLFGGSLISVLLVLMQGPGALRQLLVPGRGGLLVASLSALGMISFIPALQMTDVMNVAVLIATQPFVAAALAWLWLGEAATWRTLIASLVAFAGVAITVGGVRAGADISGVALSCLMVLAISAMTVVVRRHRETSMVAAAALSNFIGSLVSLPFAHDVAHVSGHNLAILAMFGCLQVALGLTFYMLGSRLLPSGQASLIATLETPLMAFWIWVGFREVPAVHALVGGALVIGAVVADIAWDARSRERS; encoded by the coding sequence ATGGGGCAGCCTCGCTCGGAACGCGGTCTCGGCATTGCCCTCGTTACCGCGGCGGCAATTGCCTGGAGCACCGCCCCGTTTTTCACGCGGCTGCTGCCGTTCGACCCCTGGACCATCCTGTTCTGGCGCGGCCTGTTCGGCGGCAGCCTGATCTCGGTGCTTCTCGTCCTGATGCAGGGGCCGGGCGCGCTGCGGCAATTGCTGGTGCCGGGGCGCGGCGGCTTGCTCGTGGCGTCATTGTCCGCGCTCGGCATGATCTCGTTCATCCCCGCGCTTCAGATGACTGATGTCATGAATGTCGCGGTGCTGATCGCGACCCAGCCGTTCGTCGCGGCGGCGCTGGCATGGCTGTGGCTTGGCGAAGCCGCGACATGGCGCACCCTGATCGCGAGTCTCGTTGCGTTTGCCGGCGTGGCTATCACCGTTGGCGGCGTCCGAGCAGGCGCCGATATCAGCGGTGTGGCGCTGAGCTGCCTGATGGTGCTCGCCATCTCGGCGATGACGGTCGTCGTTCGACGCCATCGCGAGACGTCGATGGTCGCGGCCGCCGCTCTGTCGAATTTCATCGGCAGCCTCGTCAGCCTGCCGTTCGCCCACGACGTCGCCCATGTCAGCGGCCATAACCTCGCGATCCTCGCAATGTTCGGCTGCCTCCAGGTCGCGCTCGGCCTGACCTTCTACATGCTCGGCTCGCGGCTGTTGCCGTCAGGGCAGGCCTCGCTGATCGCCACGCTGGAGACGCCGCTGATGGCGTTCTGGATCTGGGTCGGCTTTCGCGAAGTGCCGGCCGTGCATGCGCTCGTTGGCGGCGCGCTGGTGATCGGGGCGGTCGTAGCCGATATCGCCTGGGATGCCCGGTCACGCGAGCGGTCTTAA
- a CDS encoding NAD(P)-dependent oxidoreductase, producing MPRVAFIGLGRMGHGMAGRYLDAGFTVTLWNRSKAKAEDLILRGANWATSPEDAAIDADAVVTMVADDEASRAVWLGLNGAAKTAKAGTIAIECSTVSYDHAREMGRELNARGLIYIDCPVTGLPDAAAAGKLTLLAGADAADLERARAFLEPIGSTIRHFGAVGSGTVYKLINNLLGAIQIAGLAEGLAIAEQAGLDMKLVLESIQAGVAASPQVQRHSKRMVARDFSGATFTAALRHKDATYAVKLAESLLADKPLVSRAAVESYAQAKAAMPDDDEGKMIELVSRPKKPS from the coding sequence ATGCCCCGTGTCGCCTTCATCGGGTTGGGTCGGATGGGCCATGGCATGGCCGGCCGCTATCTCGATGCCGGCTTTACGGTGACGCTGTGGAATCGCAGCAAGGCAAAGGCAGAAGACCTGATCCTGCGCGGCGCAAATTGGGCGACGTCGCCTGAGGATGCCGCGATCGATGCCGACGCCGTGGTGACCATGGTCGCCGACGACGAAGCCTCGCGCGCCGTCTGGCTCGGGCTCAACGGTGCGGCCAAGACGGCGAAGGCCGGCACCATCGCGATCGAGTGCTCGACCGTCTCCTATGATCATGCCCGCGAGATGGGCCGCGAGCTCAATGCGCGCGGCCTCATCTATATCGATTGCCCCGTGACGGGATTGCCGGATGCCGCGGCGGCCGGAAAACTGACGCTGCTCGCCGGAGCGGATGCGGCCGACCTCGAGCGGGCGCGGGCGTTCCTCGAACCGATCGGCTCGACCATCCGCCATTTCGGCGCGGTCGGCTCCGGCACGGTCTACAAGCTCATCAACAATCTCCTGGGCGCGATCCAGATCGCCGGCCTCGCCGAGGGCCTCGCGATCGCCGAGCAGGCCGGGCTCGACATGAAGCTGGTGCTGGAGTCGATCCAGGCGGGCGTCGCTGCCAGCCCGCAGGTGCAGCGTCACTCCAAGCGCATGGTCGCCCGCGATTTCAGTGGCGCGACGTTTACAGCGGCGCTGCGGCACAAGGATGCAACCTACGCGGTAAAACTCGCCGAGAGCCTGCTGGCCGACAAGCCGCTGGTGTCGCGCGCCGCGGTCGAGTCCTACGCGCAGGCGAAGGCCGCGATGCCCGACGACGACGAAGGCAAGATGATCGAGCTGGTGTCACGGCCGAAGAAGCCGTCTTAA